ATCGTGCCACGCCATCCCCGGTTTAAAAAAGTCATAGAACTTGTTGTTATTGAGATGGAATAACATCCTTGTTTAAGATTTGTATGACAAAACTTGTATGGATGTAAAGTTTGCGGATTAACCAGTTCATTGACCGATAAATTATTTCTATCAATGATGTCCGGTTGAATTGGTTTCTGATTGGGAGTGAATTTTTTTGCACTTGGAATAAATACTTTGCCGGTTTTACGGGCGAATTTACTCGTTTTCATGCTTGCCTCCATAAATTGTGAATTTAATGGTTGAAGATATTGACATGTAATTCATGAGTTACTTAGCTTTTTTTTGCCGCTTACACCAGTATTACTTAATACATAATTACTTACAGATAGCCTACAGATTGATTAAATATTAAACTTTTTTTGGTATCTTTGATAGACGTCCATGTTGGCAGGAGGTTATTATGGATGTTTGCGCAGAGGATACTTGACATATGTGGCTGTATTTAATAGAAGTTAATTATGCCGATATTATCAGGGTCAGATACTCAGGATTTAAACCACTTAACTTGAATCTTATAGGTTTATTATGACAGAATTTATTAATGAATTATTGGTCTCTCATGGGGTAAATCTTGAGAATGCGGGTTTATTAACAAGAAGTATTTTAGTAGTTCTTGCAATCATTTTCAGTATCATAGCAAATATTATTGCCAAGCGGATTATTATAAATGTTGTAGACCGCATAATTGCCCGCACCAAAAGTCAGTGGGACGACATTTTCCATAAACGCAAAGTATTTGAAAAGCTATCTCATTTTGCTCCAGCTGCTATTATATATCTTATGCTGCCTCTGGCATTTGAGGGCAATGAGCGACTCATAGCTATATGTATAAATTCCGTGTATATTTATTTGATTGTTATCAGTATTATGGTTCTTGATTCATTCTTAAATGCCATACTTGATATATACAGTTCAACAGAGGTTTCCAAAGAAGTTCCTATAAAAAGTTTTATTCAGAGCCTGAAAATTGTACTGTATTTTATAGCTGTTATTTTAGTTATTTCCATAGTATTCAGTAAAACACCTATTTACTTCATAAGTGGTATGGGCGCGTTTATGGCCATCCTTCTCTTGGTCTTTAAGGATGTAATCCTTGGCTTTGTGGCCGGGATACAACTTTCGGCCAATAAAATGCTGGCGCATGGGGACTGGATTGAAATGCCCAAATACGGTGCTGATGGCGCAGTCCTGGAGGTTGCTTTAACAACCGTAAAAGTGCAAAACTGGGATAAAACAGTAACCACAATTCCTACCTATGCTCTTATCAGCGAATCATTTAAAAACTGGCGCGGAATGCAGCAATCGGGTGGACGCAGAATTAAAAGAGAGGTTTGTATTGATTTAAATACTATAAAATTCTGCACGGTCGAAATGGTGGACCGATTTTCCCAAATAAGATATATTACAGAATATATGGAACATAAAAAGGAAGAATTGGCTGAATACAATAAATTGCATAATCTTGAGGATTCCGGTACAGCAAACAAAAGACAATTAACCAATATTGGAACTTTCCGTGCTTATGTGGTTGCTTATTTAAAGAACCATCCTATGGTAAATCAGGAAATGACTTTCATTATCCGGCAGATGACTCCCACAAAGTGCGGAGTGCCAATTGAAATATATGTTTTCTGCAAAGATAAGGCATGGGCGAACTACGAAGCTATCCAATCTGATATTTTTGATCATATACTTGCTATAGTTCCTGAGTTTGATCTTAGAGTATTTCAGAGCCCGGCAGGAATTGATTTGAGAGAATTAAAAAAGAGCGTGTAACACATATATTTTTTACAAACACTTCAATTTTTTCATTTAATAAAAATGTTAATAAAACCAACCTATATAGAATTAGAGCAAAGGATTGAGGAATTAGAAAAAGAGGTTCTTAAGCGCAATCAGGTGGAAAAACAGATTGAGAGCCTCTCAAAATTTCCCAGTGAAAATCCAAATCCCGTGCTAAGAATTACAAGTAACGGTATTGTGCTGTATGCCAATAATTCTGCCAAACCTTTGTTGGATCTGTGGAAGTGTAAACCAGGTACTTCTTTGCCTGATTATTGGCGCAAATTAAGTATTGATGTTTCCGGGTCCAAATTGATTAAATATACTGTGGTTGAATGTGAAGGGCGTGTATTTTCTCTTACATTTGCACCTATACAGGATACTGATTACATAAATGTTTATGGGCTCGATATTACCGAGCACAAGAAGGCGGAAAATACTCTTCGGGAGTATGCATTAAATCTGGGAGAGGCTCAAAGTATTGCACGAATGGGCAGATGGAAACTAAACCTTCTAAACAACCATCTGGAATGGTCTGATACTGTTTTTGAGATCTTTGAAATAGATCCAAATAAATTTGAAATATCCTACGAAACTTTTTTGGATGTTGTCCATCCTGATGACCGTGAATATGTTAAT
Above is a genomic segment from Pseudomonadota bacterium containing:
- a CDS encoding mechanosensitive ion channel family protein; translation: MTEFINELLVSHGVNLENAGLLTRSILVVLAIIFSIIANIIAKRIIINVVDRIIARTKSQWDDIFHKRKVFEKLSHFAPAAIIYLMLPLAFEGNERLIAICINSVYIYLIVISIMVLDSFLNAILDIYSSTEVSKEVPIKSFIQSLKIVLYFIAVILVISIVFSKTPIYFISGMGAFMAILLLVFKDVILGFVAGIQLSANKMLAHGDWIEMPKYGADGAVLEVALTTVKVQNWDKTVTTIPTYALISESFKNWRGMQQSGGRRIKREVCIDLNTIKFCTVEMVDRFSQIRYITEYMEHKKEELAEYNKLHNLEDSGTANKRQLTNIGTFRAYVVAYLKNHPMVNQEMTFIIRQMTPTKCGVPIEIYVFCKDKAWANYEAIQSDIFDHILAIVPEFDLRVFQSPAGIDLRELKKSV